One genomic segment of Besnoitia besnoiti strain Bb-Ger1 chromosome VII, whole genome shotgun sequence includes these proteins:
- a CDS encoding hypothetical protein (encoded by transcript BESB_079980), with translation MVTNASCSEKTASCQSSVARQNMAVVKEDDTRCEFDASHLQASGDSESWREMSPDPAEPSPAGPRLGGTRCTVPLHPAATERELSLEKSCIGVFGMWGESTTMSAGGCNVAASELPVMTTRDVHTAEVVSADAAASATGRSTDQIRALIAKVPSGSAAEDATADLATDSWAVRSAAAEACSAARAEAEETTRPAETVPDPSVGVQLPGGPGQSSCRGKNGEERVPAAAGGSALQTGSGLQDGGVELSSDGGKVEREGAVKGAGRDVREQEPVCRLRWCFYNVEALLKRLSSLESVVSPPFHTGCAEGPVYIRLDPIHPAPEETAERNAGRSLRGETCPAGQASTSPSATAPSSNGSEGFPPIVPRKGGGKGANQRFTDRSLGEQKTMFDWDSCRFGVFVACCAYSTLEFSVQIVDPSVCKDVLINRDDPNARVGDDACPSSPEQRNCEDVEEEVVQDQCGRDGSGPAKKGSRDPCRVLADSGRLMYSSRDQKALWHGIPDFASLSSAADRSANLLIVDVVIHSATPESPPAEIVDVNLPEDLGKKREAGASASRDATGGTCDSEATAEVGAEGSTALSDSRIEPAQSDLGCGSLEEKTRDRRSTSSSEPSESLSTAGLESLGPVPNPPAAGPPGMGDKRRPGATQPCVGSSRGGGGNPLKKRSRGATRPPAAGEDVTPLDPLSSSARCRTQNSTRRPMEDAAKTAGGGCPGKEVDTLPSTALRVEDDRVRGSCDEVLEEYLQNVGAKGRSGGTRRVKGMPDLRGVLPGAGDILRYRGGADSAPGKHGTIGVFQPPRSQVGTGSMRYAAVRGTAAWDVGLPVSADHVDHRLALESLIPVGDGDETGIRRRGGKGQRRPYGARGGEFVQYGQMLGVGAGSVSGCGASSARKRREKQRQHRRRRGSSDSAKGDATGCGSAAWHPSGKLDRPPDAERIGAAIETIIQARSAADSGATDCRLPLRGEAQGHSVLPGIWTREQRGPHGGRDVATGLGGANSRPPGLRCPSGGRTMSHSVNSLDPSGLTLLRHETTGRRPDESTSPYVKSRSDMCGYSPPCAGDESHWKADPSRGGEDALLALNMLLSLAGGDRGEGLRQSLMTAGSYCAAVFQENTVASGVVQGSNPGQRPARNRPFAEAPGSAVGAAAGGVRLPGENSYGHLDMGRDFQDPERGLGPHGRAFPVASAPALPQAPRSGLEVRRAGESANVPSSVSMQSESLSASLRDEPIQPQVLVQYARALQAAAGASSLAQQSRSGGASDIAGGAVFQPDRLSAVDASWGLGQDAMAGRQRRGERIQGQEALGTTYSPGGDSVAAQRENPFYSSRLAALDEADREAASRGLARALLGDCAIPDATLGVRLRNANEVTTSSSPPSLAPVQSTQFPWQGGATDAQPPQQGRSAPSRLTEGDGPGSAGANVSSLAAAAAVDLGLGSRGVEGPLAAPSLSGLGAVARLHNRDGLSFDGGVFSGIFPQVTEDRGEALLRASRMLDQQLFDHDGQAVQHAYEQQMHPLDGIGERYTRNARPPYEASRSSCGHCCSPVPHASQKRKPPEEEVTRDYALRYVAENIGRLRRDAAERESLAGRHCSAVRGRSVTLAARPRTLPPSGLAEDSPAGGPCSLREESAREQ, from the exons CGGAGTACAGACCAGATTCGTGCACTCATCGCAAAGGTGCCGAGTGGAAGCGCAGCCGAAGATGCAACAGCTGATTTGGCGACCGACTCGTGGGCAGTGCGGTCGGCTGCCGCTGAAGcgtgcagcgcagcgcgagcagaggcggaggagacgactCGGCCAGCAGAAACAGTGCCGGATCCCTCTGTAGGTGTTCAGTTGCCTGGAGGACCTGGGCAGTCCTCCTGTCGGGGCAAGAACGGAGAGGAGCGcgtgccggcggcggcgggcggttCTGCCTTGCAAACCGGTTCGGGCCTGCAGGATGGAGGCGTTGAACTATCCTCAGATGGAGGGAAAGTTGAGAGGGAGGGCGCGGTAAAAGGTGCCGGCAGAGACGTTCGAGAGCAGGAGCCCGTGTGTCGTCTGAGGTGGTGCTTCTACAATGTAGAAGCGCTGCTCAAGAGACTCTCCAGCCTCGAGAGTGTGGTCTCACCTCCATTTCACACGGGCTGTGCGGAGGGGCCTGTGTATATCCGGCTCGACCCAATCCACCCCGCGCCCGAAGAAACGGCTGAGCGGAACGCGGGTCGGTCCCTGCGTGGTGAAACTTGCCCAGCTGGACAGGCGTCGACGTCCCCTTCAGCCACCGCACCTTCGTCTAACGGGAGCGAAGGGTTTCCTCCGATTGTACCGAGGAAGGGCGGAGGCAAGGGCGCAAACCAGCGATTCACGGATCGCTCGTTGGGAGAGCAGAAAACGATGTTCGATTGGGACTCTTGCCGGTTCGGTGTTTTCGTTGCATGTTGCGCGTACTCCACCCTAGAATTTTCTGTCCAGATCGTTGATCCGAGCGTGTGCAAGGATGTACTGATCAATAGAGACGATCCCAACGCGCGTGTGGGTGACGACGCTTGTCCTTCGTCACCCGAGCAACGGAACTGTGAAGATGTCGAAGAGGAAGTCGTGCAGGATCAGTGCGGCCGTGATGGAAGTGGTCCTGCGAAGAAAGGAAGCAGGGATCCTTGCCGCGTGCTTGCCGATTCGGGACGCCTTATGTACAGTTCCCGAGACCAGAAGGCACTCTGGCATGGAATCCCTGACTTCGCGTctctttcctccgcggccgacCGCAGTGCAAATCTTCTGATTGTTGACGTTGTCATTCACAGCGCCACCCCTGAGTCGCCACCTGCGGAAATTGTTGACGTCAACTTGCCCGAGGATCTCGGAAAGAAACGAGAGGCCGGCGCATCTGCCAGCAGGGACGCCACGGGGGGCACATGTGATTCTGAGGCAACTGCTGAAGTTGGTGCTGAGGGTAGCACGGCTCTCTCAGATTCGAGAATAGAGCCCGCGCAGTCAGATCTCGGCTGTGGGAGTCtcgaagagaaaacgcgcgacAGACGGTCTACATCCTCGTCTGAACCCTCCGAGTCGCTTTCAACGGCAGGACTTGAAAGTCTCGGGCCTGTCCCGAATCCCCCAGCAGCTGGGCCTCCAGGGATGGGAGACAAGAGGAGGCCTGGAGCGACTCAACCCTGCGTAGGttcgtcgcgcggcggtggGGGAAATCCTCTAAAAAAGCGCTCACGCGGTGCAACTCGTCCACCCGCAGCCGGAGAGGACGTCACGCCTCTTGACCCTCTCTCGTCCAGCGCAAGGTGCCGAACGCAAAACTCTACTCGACGGCCTATGGAAGATGCGGCAAAGActgcaggaggaggctgccCAGGGAAGGAAGTAGATACTTTGCCGAGTACCGCCTTGCGTGTGGAAGACGACCGTGTCAGAGGGAGCTGCGACGAAGTGCTTGAGGAATATCTCCAAAATGTCGGTGCCAAAGGCCGCTCCGGCGGGACTCGTCGCGTGAAGGGAATGCCAGATTTGAGGGGGGTGTTGCCAGGCGCTGGGGATATACTACGATACCGTGGCGGCGCTGATTCAGCGCCGGGAAAACACGGGACGATTGGGGTGTTCCAGCCCCCGCGCTCGCAGGTGGGGACGGGTTCAATGCGGTACGCGGCTGTGCGGGGGACTGCAGCCTGGGATGTGGGACTGCCGGTCTCTGCAGACCACGTAGACCACAGACTCGCGCTGGAGTCTCTGATTCCAGTGGGTGATGGCGATGAGACAGGTATTCGGAGAAGGGGCGGTAAGGGACAGCGGAGGCCCTATGGGGCACGAGGTGGCGAGTTTGTACAGTACGGGCAGATGCTAGGCGTAGGAGCAGGAAGCGTTTCAGGATGCGGGGCCTCGTCAGCAAGaaagaggcgcgagaagcagcgtcAGCACCGCCGTCGGAGGGGAAGCAGCGACAGTGCGAAAGGCGACGCAACAGGGTGTGGATCTGCTGCTTGGCACCCCTCCGGAAAATTAGACAGACCACCAGATGCCGAGCGAATAGGTGCTGCCATCGAAACGATCATCCAGGCTCGGTCTGCTGCTGACTCAGGTGCAACGGACTGTAGACTTCCGCTTCGAGGTGAAGCCCAGGGTCACTCTGTTCTGCCGGGAATCTGGACGAGAGAACAGAGGGGACCTCACGGTGGAAGAGATGTTGCAACTGGCCTAGGCGGTGCGAATTCGCGCCCTCCTGGTCTTCGTTGTCCGAGTGGAGGCAGGACCATGTCCCACTCCGTCAACTCACTAGACCCAAGTGGCCTCACACTGTTGCGTCATGAAACGacaggccgccgccctgaTGAATCCACTTCGCCGTACGTGAAGTCGAGATCGGATATGTGTGGCTACAGTCCCCCCTGCGCGGGCGATGAAAGCCACTGGAAGGCTGATCCAAGtagaggcggcgaagacgcttTGCTCGCTCTGAACATGCTGCTGTCCCTGGCAGGCGGTGACCGCGGTGAGGGCCTCCGTCAGTCCCTCATGACTGCCGGCTCATACTGCGCCGCTGTGTTCCAAGAGAATACCGTTGCCTCGGGCGTCGTTCAGGGCAGCAACCCCGGACAACGCCCAGCGAGGAATCGTCCATTTGCAGAGGCCCCTGGATCAGCGGTAGGAGCTGCGGCGGGAGGGGTGCGTCTACCTGGAGAGAACTCCTACGGCCATCTTGATATGGGAAGAGACTTCCAGGATCCGGAGAGAGGACTCGGCCCTCACGGAAGAGCATTCCCCGTTGCTTCGGCTCCGGCTCTGCCGCAAGCACCGCGCTCAGGGTTAGAGGTCCGGAGAGCGGGCGAGAGTGCCAACGTCCCGAGCTCTGTGTCCATGCAGTCCGAGAGTTTGAGTGCCTCGTTGAGGGATGAGCCAATCCAGCCTCAAGTCCTTGTCCAGTACGCGAgagcgctgcaggccgctgctggagctTCCTCTCTGGCGCAGCAAAGCCGGAGCGGGGGAGCTAGCGACATTGCTGGAGGGGCAGTATTCCAGCCGGATCGTCTGTCTGCTGTTGATGCCTCATGGGGCTTAGGGCAAGACGCTATG GCTGGTCGCCAGAGACGTGGCGAGCGTATCCAGGGTCAAGAAGCACTCGGGACAACGTACTCTCCGGGAGGAGACTCTGTTGCTGCTCAGAGAGAAAATCCCTTTTATTCGTCTCGGTTGGCAGCTTTGGACGAAGCAGACAGGGAAGCTGCTAGTCGAGGGCTGGCTCGAGCCCTTCTCGGTGACTGTGCGATCCCGGATGCCACCTTAGGCGTTCGTTTAAGAAACGCGAACGAAGTCACaacctcttcttcccccccATCGTTGGCGCCCGTCCAAAGCACACAATTCCC CTGGCAGGGAGGTGCTACCGACGCGCAACCGCCGCAGCAGGGGCGTTCGGCACCGTCGCGTCTCACTGAAGGAGACGGTCCCGGGTCGGCGGGAGCGAATGTCTCGTCAttggcagcagctgctgctgttgaTCTGGGACTGGGGTCTCGCGGTGTTGAAGGACCTCTGGCTGCGCCGTCGTTGAGTGGTCTGGGAGCTGTTGCGCGTCTGCATAACCGCGACGGCCTCTCCTTCGACGGAGGTGTGTTTTCCGGTATCTTCCCTCAAGTGACTGAGG ATCGTGGTGAAGCTCTGCTGAGGGCTTCGCGCATGCTAGACCAGCAGCTATTTGACCACGATGGGCAGGCAGTGCAACACGCGTACGAGCAGCAGATGCACCCGCTAGATGGCATTGGAGAACGGTACACCCGTAACGCACGACCGCCTTACGAGGCGTCCAGATCCTCGTGTGGGCACTGCTGTTCGCCAGTCCCACACGCCAGTCAGAAAAGGAAGCCACCGGAAGAAGAGGTGACGCGGGATTACGCTTTACGGTACGTAGCTGAAAATATTGGGCGCCTACGAAGAGATGCTGCAGAGCGGGAGTCACTGGCAGGAAGGCATTGCTCTGCGGTCCGAGGCCGCTCTGTAactctcgcggcgcgtcccAGAACTTTGCCGCCCTCAGGGCTGGCTGAGGACAGTCCTGCAGGCGGACCTTGTTCTCTTCGAGAGGAATCAGCCAGAGAGCAATGA
- a CDS encoding Ran-interacting Mog1 protein (encoded by transcript BESB_079990), producing the protein MIRVPLFGGAMTCHLPETFKDVSSIRQVPDNQEVFMDMSSERSLVIEVVEYQETVSDADAARFFFCDLAKENGSTDAQLVSSSMWKASARIPVSEKHAVILTKGVQQLQRDNAKQVPVQMVIIRIPDHNAEILISLYGEPCDDTQCVSKAEAEDALLFEELISSFVIAQYSLFV; encoded by the exons ATGATCCGTGTACCTCTTTTCGGGGGAGCTATGACATGTCACCTACCGGAGACCTTCAAAGATGTGAG CTCAATTCGCCAAGTGCCGGACAACCAGGAGGTGTTCATGGATATGAGCAGTGAACGAAGCCTCGTTATTGAGGTAGTCGAGTACCAGGAAACGGTATCGGATGCTGATGCAGCCAG attttttttctgcgaCCTGGCGAAGGAGAATGGAAGCACCGATGCCCAGTTGGTCAGCAGTTCCATGTGGAAGGCCAGTGCACGAATTCCAGTCTCTGAGAAACA TGCGGTCATTCTGACAAAAGGCGTTCAACAGCTACAACGGGATAATGCCAAGCAAGTGCCCGTGCAAATGGTGATTATTAGAATTCCAG ACCACAACGCAGAGATCCTTATTTCTTTGTATGGCGAGCCGTGCGACGACACACAATGCGTGTCGAAGGCTGAGGCGGAAGATGCTTTGCTGTTCGAGGAACTGATCAGTTCCTTCGTCATCGCCCAGTACTCCCTTTTCGTGTGA
- a CDS encoding hypothetical protein (encoded by transcript BESB_080000), with amino-acid sequence MPFPARRVQGAAVATAWAASPSEPSSKTLRRHALSPPPESAACTLSGKPENPALSAVAEEQHAIDQTDTKSLISRDAHERTCHTSCRSASNSSPMSRSRHARTSVERGRMRSSSRGPKPLKLDDPSALAALSFGGSASEPGAVDPVMADEAAAVRMRVMEEMNDVAEAAARVYDLGGDSKERPTAFLYRGCAAQVATSTAGMYGEMVESSVRQVVQYMRHYGGDEFSVFLDLGSGRGAPSCIALYQQPWLACLGIEKCPQAYSLSLETHRTVLRREMNQSESIPPPSVLPSVLSPPQSDHCGRDSSSAGSCTGVVQGASPNRGEPSGSLCGGGRPGGRVPRRRMCFQQEDLSAFYHLEGVTHVYSFDAAMEGPLINWIVQMFMRTKTWYLYASFRSDLISKFDLGGASLVGQVSSSMWVSSEGRTTYIYVKNNWRACKAYHRRWLRRFLFSHSACGPVAGPRRLAGSSLASTVVVRADEEQQLASKKLQITTSEAFRLLFLRQEELWSEFEGGAQTPGRSLSPARDSTGAVSRLPSSPSDMKNRGRSSSRRRANSLSGHSKHLQLQSLQLQAARQCCAHDRLPECLRLNGPLWASEQEDLDETGEGKPQGRRGTLAESVRQEQVSEEAQEEAELREMVKTFKSSFFRISQWLQPLTVLDMLRLAFLPGEGQAAWLDHRQQQLTGGGVLTRTRRPTALGFNEHQRRQEELERDALLEFLAKADDPADVASCRQELAEKLEMWRRESYSVFPYSLLQESELPPNVVAEAHRDAEAIAERLAHLLTSSVPRSSSFSPVASPASSRRPSATALASLRRLSSSPAASPQRAGSGSDGPGFQAAGAGSRPRVAQPGATVVSDFGTPRTSWRGDRYAEAFDASAPPLIGGSQPTESLHAATPLRGRSRRASTPKDLLSRREASELVSALQTLPSNAGRLEHTPSPPLKRRGINKDQEPKGTPCDSATPRMTPKTRAAYREVEQSFQSLEIRSALSRRKRRAMPEGETA; translated from the exons ATGCCCTTCCCTGCCCGCCGTGTCCAGGGGGCCGCTGTGGCTACTGCGTGGGCTGCCTCACCGAGCGAGCCATCTTCCAAAACATTGAGGCGTCACGCACTGTCCCCCCCACCGGAGTCTGCAGCCTGCACTCTCTCGGGCAAGCCGGAGAACCCAGCTCTGTCGGCGGTTGCGGAGGAGCAGCATGCAATAGATCAGACTGACACGAAATCGCTGATTTCTCGTGACGCCCACGAGCGTACCTGCCACACTTCTTGCCGCAGCGCATCTAATTCTTCGCCTatgtcgcggtcgcgccacgcgcggacGTCTGTAGAGCGTGGAAGGATGCGTAGCTCTTCCCGAGGCCCGAAGCCTCTCAAGCTCGACGACCCGAGCGCGCTTGCGGCTCTATCTTtcggaggcagcgcgagtgAGCCAGGAGCGGTAGACCCAGTCATGGCAGATGAGGCCGCAGCCGTGCGGATGCGGGTAATGGAAGAGATGAACGACGTtgctgaggcggcggcaaggGTTTATGACTTGGGAGGCGACAGCAAAGAGAGGCCGACTGCGTTCCTCTACCGCGGATGTGCGGCACAGGTGGCTACGTCAACCGCTGGAATGTACGGCGAGATGGTTGAGAGCTCCGTTCGCCAG GTCGTTCAGTACATGCGGCACTACGGAGGCGATGAGTTCAGCGTCTTCCTCGACCTCGGGAGCGGGCGAGGGGCGCCTTCGTGCATTGCTCTCTACCAGCAACCGTGGCTGGCGTGTCTGG GCATCGAGAAGTGCCCGCAGGCGTattccctctctctcgagacGCATCGAACTGTTCTTCGGCGAGAGATGAACCAGTCTGAGAGcatcccccccccttctGTCCTTCCTTCGGTTCTTTCTCCGCCACAAAGCGACCACTGTGGAAGGGACTCCAGCAGTGCGGGAAGCTGCACGGGCGTGGTGCAGGGCGCGAGTCCGAATCGCGGCGAGCCGTCCGGCTCTCTCTGTGGCGGTGGGCGTCCGGGCGGAAGagttcctcggcgtcgcatGTGCTTCCAGCAAGAAGATTTGTCGGCCTTTTATCACCTCGAAGGCGTCACGCATGTCTATTCCTTCGACGCTGCAATGGAGGGACCTCTGATCAACTG GATCGTTCAAATGTTCATGAGGACGAAGACATGGTATCTGTATGCCTCGTTCCGAAGCG ATCTGATTTCTAAATTCGACTTGGGAGGGGCGTCTCTAGTTGGCCAAGTGAGCAGCAGCATGTGGGTCTCCTCTGAAGGCCGCACAACGTATATTTACGTCAAGAACAACTGGCGCGCGTGCAAAGCATACCACCGTCGGTGGCTCCGTCGCTTTTTGTTCTCGCACTCGGCGTGCGGACCTGTggcaggcccgcggcggcttgCGGGCTCGTCTCTGGCTTCCACAGTCGTGGTGAGAGCTGACGAAGAACAGCAACTTGCTtcgaagaagctgcagatCACGACCTCCGAGGCCTTCcggcttctttttcttcggcaAGAAGAATTGTGGAGCGAGTTCGAAGGcggggcgcagacgccgggtCGGAGTTTGTCTCCAGCCCGAGACTCGACTGGCGCCGTCTCACGGTTGCCTTCGAGTCCAAGTGATATGAAAAACCGAGGGAGGAGTagcagcagaagacgcgcaaaCAGCCTCAGTGGGCACAGCAAACACCTGCAACTTCAATCGCTCCAGCTCCAGGCAGCCCGGCAGTGCTGTGCGCATGACAGACTTCCTGAGTGCCTCCGCCTGAACGGGCCTCTATGGGCCTCGGAGCAAGAAGACCTGGACGAAACGGGGGAGGGCAAGCCTcaggggagaagaggaacgtTAGCGGAATCTGTGCGGCAGGAACAAGtcagcgaagaagcgcaagAGGAGGCCGAGTTGCGCGAGATGGTGAAGACGTTCAAATCCTCATTTTTTCGCATCTCGCAATG gctgcagccgctgacCGTGCTGGACATGCTTCGACTGGCTTTTTTACCCGGCGAAGGCCAGGCAGCCTGGCTGGATCACCGCCAGCAGCAACTGACAGGAGGAGGCGTGTTGACACGCACGCGGCGACCCACGGCCCTTGGGTTCAATGAGCaccagcggcggcaggaggaGCTGGAGAGGGACGCTCTCTTGGAATTCCTGGCGAAAGCTGATGATCCGGCAGACGTGGCAAGCTGTCGCCAGGAACTCGCCGAGAAACTCGAGAtgtggaggcgagagagctaT TCGGTCTTCCCCTACAGTCTCCTGCAAGAGTCAGAGCTTCCCCCCAATGTTGTGGCGGAGGCACACCGAGATGCAGAGGCGATAGCAGAGAGGCTGGCGCACCTGCTGACTTCATCCGTGCCTCGgtcgtcgtccttctctcCCGTCGCTTCACCTGCCTCGTCCAGAAGGCCCTCGGCGACTGCGTTGGCGTCTCTCCGACGGCTGTCTTCCAGCCCCGCTGCATCGCCCCAGAGAGCAGGGTCGGGCTCTGACGGGCCTGGATTTCAGGCAGCGGGAGCCGGATCCCGGCCTCGGGTTGCTCAGCCTGGTGCGACGGTTGTGTCGGACTTTGGGACCCCGCGAACGAGCTGGCGAGGCGACCGGTACGCGGAGGCATTTGATGCCAGCGCTCCTCCGTTGATCGGTGGATCCCAGCCCACCGAGAGCCTGCACGCTGCCACaccgctgcgcggccgcagccgccgcgcttcgaCTCCCAAGGACCTCCTCAGCCGCCGGGAAGCGTCTGAGCTTGTGTCAGCCCTGCAGACTCTCCCGTCGAACGCAGGAAGACTCGAGCACACGCCTTCACCGCCGCTGAAGAGGCGGGGAATCAACAAGGATCAGGAGCCCAAGGGGACGCCGTGCGATTCGGCAACGCCACGGATGACGCCAAAGACGCGGGCAGCGTATAGAGAGGTTGAGCAGAGTTTCCAGAGTCTGGAAATCCGCAGCGCGCTCAGCCGTCGGAAAAGGCGTGCGATGCCCGAAGGCGAAACTGCGTAG